From a region of the Mycobacterium sp. SMC-8 genome:
- a CDS encoding 1,4-dihydroxy-2-naphthoate polyprenyltransferase, whose translation MANFAQWVEGARPRTLPNAVAPVIAGTGAAAWLDAASWWKALLALIVALGMVIGVNYANDYSDGIRGTDDVRAGPLRLVGSKLAAPRSVLTAAVVSLAVGALAGLVLAWFSAPWLVAVGAVCIAGAWLYTGGSKPYGYSGLGEVAVFVFFGLVAVLGTQYTQALRVDWVGVTLAVATGCLSSAVLVANNLRDIPTDAQTGKITLAVRLGDAKTRVLFQALLAVPFVLTLVLIAATPWCAAGLVALPLAVRAAKPVRAGSGGKDLIPVLKDTGLTMLVWAVAVTLALVLR comes from the coding sequence GTGGCCAATTTCGCCCAGTGGGTCGAGGGGGCGCGTCCCCGCACGCTGCCCAACGCCGTCGCGCCCGTCATCGCCGGCACCGGCGCCGCCGCGTGGCTGGACGCCGCGTCGTGGTGGAAGGCGTTGCTCGCGTTGATCGTCGCGCTCGGCATGGTCATCGGCGTGAACTACGCCAACGACTACTCCGACGGGATCCGCGGCACCGATGACGTGCGAGCGGGGCCGCTGCGGCTGGTCGGTTCGAAGCTCGCGGCGCCCAGGTCGGTGCTGACGGCCGCAGTGGTGAGCCTGGCGGTCGGTGCGCTGGCCGGTCTGGTGCTGGCGTGGTTCTCGGCGCCGTGGTTGGTCGCGGTCGGTGCGGTGTGCATCGCCGGGGCCTGGCTCTACACCGGCGGCTCAAAGCCCTACGGCTATTCCGGGCTCGGCGAGGTCGCGGTGTTCGTGTTCTTCGGGCTGGTCGCGGTGCTGGGCACCCAATACACGCAAGCGCTGCGCGTCGACTGGGTCGGGGTGACGCTCGCGGTCGCGACGGGCTGCCTGTCCTCGGCGGTGCTGGTGGCCAACAACCTGCGCGACATCCCGACCGATGCCCAGACCGGCAAGATCACGCTGGCCGTGCGGCTCGGCGACGCCAAGACGCGGGTGCTGTTCCAGGCGCTACTGGCGGTGCCGTTCGTGCTGACGCTGGTGCTGATCGCGGCCACCCCATGGTGTGCGGCCGGGCTGGTGGCGCTGCCACTGGCGGTGCGCGCCGCCAAACCCGTGCGCGCCGGCTCCGGAGGGAAAGACCTGATCCCGGTCCTCAAGGACACCGGCCTGACGATGCTGGTGTGGGCGGTCGCGGTGACACTCGCGCTGGTCCTCAGGTAG
- a CDS encoding S-methyl-5'-thioadenosine phosphorylase, giving the protein MLGVIGGSGFYSFFGPDARAVDLDTPYGAPSAAITVGTVGGHEVAFLPRHGVRHEFSPHTVPYRANMWALRALGVRRIFAPCAVGSLDPQLGPGAMVVPDQLVDRTTGRPDTYFDSGGIHVGFADPYCPTLRAAVTPLPGVVDGGAMVVIQGPRFSTRAESRWFADQGFRLVNMTGYPEAVLARELEMCYAAIALVTDLDAGIESGQGVKAVDVFAEFERNMVPFKQLVHEAIDQVDAERTCTHCLAHEGVQLPFDLP; this is encoded by the coding sequence GTGCTGGGAGTCATCGGAGGCAGCGGCTTCTACTCGTTCTTCGGACCCGACGCGCGTGCCGTCGACCTGGACACGCCCTACGGCGCGCCCAGCGCGGCGATCACCGTAGGAACCGTCGGCGGCCACGAGGTGGCCTTTCTGCCCAGACACGGTGTGCGCCACGAGTTCTCGCCGCATACGGTGCCGTACCGGGCCAACATGTGGGCGTTGCGCGCGCTCGGGGTGCGGCGCATCTTCGCGCCGTGTGCGGTCGGCAGCCTCGACCCGCAGCTCGGCCCGGGGGCGATGGTGGTGCCCGATCAGCTCGTCGACCGGACAACGGGCCGGCCCGACACGTACTTCGACTCCGGCGGCATCCACGTCGGGTTCGCCGACCCGTACTGCCCGACGCTGCGCGCCGCGGTGACACCTCTGCCGGGAGTCGTCGACGGCGGCGCGATGGTGGTGATCCAGGGCCCGCGGTTCTCGACGCGCGCCGAGAGCCGGTGGTTCGCCGACCAGGGCTTCCGGCTGGTCAACATGACCGGCTACCCCGAGGCCGTGCTGGCCCGCGAGTTGGAGATGTGTTACGCCGCAATCGCTCTGGTCACCGATCTGGATGCGGGGATCGAGAGCGGGCAGGGGGTCAAGGCGGTGGACGTGTTCGCGGAGTTCGAACGCAACATGGTGCCGTTCAAGCAGTTGGTGCACGAGGCGATCGACCAGGTCGACGCCGAGCGCACATGTACCCACTGCCTGGCCCACGAGGGCGTGCAGCTGCCGTTCGACCTGCCATGA
- a CDS encoding NAD(P)-dependent oxidoreductase, which translates to MRVLLTGAAGFIGTRIRERLAGAGQDVVAVDAMLPAAHGHDAAPPADVRRVDVRDADAVAEVVAGTEVVCHQAAVVGAGVDAADAPSYAAHNDFATAVLLAEMFAAGCRRLVLASSMVVYGQGRYVCPAHGEVDPVPRQREDLDSGVFDHRCPIGGERVDWALVGEDAPLRPRSLYAASKVAQEHYALAWSEATGGSVAALRYHNVYGPGMPRDTPYSGVAAIFRSALELGDAPRVFEDGGQMRDFVHVDDVAAANVAAVERGLDGFQAVNVCSGTPVSILGLATTLCETRGDVAPVVTGQYRSGDVRHIVADPAKAAEVLGFRAVVDPADGLREFATAPLRGPAPAS; encoded by the coding sequence ATGAGGGTGCTGCTCACCGGTGCGGCCGGCTTCATCGGCACCCGTATCCGAGAGCGGTTGGCCGGTGCAGGGCAAGACGTCGTCGCCGTCGACGCGATGCTGCCCGCCGCGCACGGCCACGATGCCGCCCCGCCCGCCGACGTGCGCCGCGTCGACGTGCGCGACGCGGACGCCGTCGCCGAGGTGGTCGCGGGAACCGAGGTGGTCTGTCACCAGGCGGCGGTGGTCGGCGCCGGGGTGGATGCCGCCGACGCCCCGTCCTACGCGGCCCACAACGACTTCGCGACCGCGGTGCTGCTCGCGGAGATGTTCGCCGCCGGTTGCCGGCGGCTGGTGCTGGCGTCGTCGATGGTGGTCTACGGCCAGGGCCGCTACGTCTGCCCGGCCCACGGGGAAGTCGACCCGGTGCCGCGCCAACGTGAGGACCTCGACAGCGGCGTGTTCGACCACCGCTGCCCGATCGGCGGCGAGCGGGTCGACTGGGCCCTGGTCGGCGAGGACGCGCCGCTGCGGCCGCGCAGTCTGTACGCGGCCAGCAAGGTGGCCCAGGAGCACTACGCGCTGGCCTGGAGCGAGGCGACGGGCGGATCGGTGGCGGCGCTGCGCTATCACAACGTCTACGGGCCCGGCATGCCGCGCGACACCCCGTACTCCGGCGTCGCGGCAATCTTCCGATCTGCTCTCGAATTAGGAGATGCACCAAGGGTTTTCGAGGATGGCGGGCAGATGCGCGACTTCGTCCACGTCGACGACGTCGCCGCGGCGAACGTGGCGGCGGTGGAACGGGGCCTCGACGGATTCCAGGCCGTCAATGTGTGCTCGGGCACACCGGTCTCGATTCTCGGCCTCGCCACCACACTGTGCGAGACGCGCGGGGACGTCGCGCCCGTGGTCACCGGTCAGTACCGCAGCGGCGACGTCCGCCACATCGTCGCCGACCCGGCCAAAGCCGCGGAGGTCCTCGGCTTTCGCGCGGTCGTCGACCCGGCCGACGGGTTGCGCGAGTTCGCGACGGCGCCGTTGCGGGGACCCGCACCGGCATCGTGA
- a CDS encoding nitronate monooxygenase family protein: MTSTALCEQFGIDFPLFAFSHCRDVVAAVTNAGGFGVLGATAYSPSQLDQELAWIDDAVGGKPYGVDLIVPAKFEGKGEKLSSADLADRIPQSYRDFVDDLLRAHDIEPEPNRRLGGSSLSGNTGRELLDVALTHPVKLIANALGVPPDYMIEAGKERGIPVAALVGAKEHAVKQAAAGVDLIVAQGTEAGGHCGEVSTLVVVPEVLEGLAALGVSIPVLAAGGIVTGRQMAGMVAMGASGAWTGSVWLTTEEAETAPHTVAKMLAATSRDTVRSAGRTGKPSRQLVSDWTDAWAPARDGHQPLGLPLQSMLCEPVIRRIDVLASQGHQGAQALATYFVGQGVGLMNKVKPAREVVREFIEDYLAAAERLNNSLPG; the protein is encoded by the coding sequence ATGACGTCCACAGCGCTGTGTGAACAGTTCGGTATCGACTTTCCGCTCTTCGCTTTCAGCCACTGCCGAGACGTGGTCGCCGCGGTGACCAATGCCGGCGGTTTCGGTGTGCTCGGCGCAACGGCGTACAGCCCCTCGCAACTGGACCAGGAGTTGGCGTGGATCGATGACGCGGTGGGCGGTAAGCCCTACGGCGTCGATCTGATCGTGCCGGCCAAGTTCGAGGGCAAAGGGGAGAAGCTTTCCAGCGCAGACCTCGCCGATCGGATCCCGCAGAGTTACCGCGACTTCGTCGACGACCTGCTGCGCGCCCACGACATCGAACCCGAACCGAACCGGCGCCTCGGCGGCTCGTCACTGTCGGGGAACACCGGCCGTGAACTGCTCGACGTCGCGCTGACCCACCCGGTCAAGCTGATCGCCAACGCTCTGGGCGTGCCGCCCGATTACATGATCGAGGCAGGCAAGGAGCGGGGGATTCCGGTCGCGGCGCTGGTCGGGGCGAAGGAGCACGCGGTCAAGCAGGCCGCCGCCGGGGTGGATCTGATCGTCGCGCAGGGCACCGAGGCCGGTGGGCACTGCGGCGAGGTCAGCACGCTGGTCGTGGTGCCCGAGGTGTTGGAAGGACTGGCGGCGCTGGGCGTTTCCATCCCGGTGCTGGCGGCGGGCGGCATCGTCACCGGCCGCCAGATGGCGGGCATGGTGGCGATGGGCGCATCCGGCGCGTGGACAGGCTCGGTGTGGTTGACCACCGAGGAAGCCGAGACGGCGCCGCACACAGTGGCCAAGATGCTGGCCGCGACGTCGCGCGACACCGTGCGGTCGGCGGGCCGCACGGGCAAGCCGTCGCGGCAGCTGGTCTCCGACTGGACCGATGCCTGGGCGCCGGCCAGGGACGGGCACCAGCCACTGGGGCTGCCGCTGCAGTCGATGCTGTGCGAGCCGGTAATCCGCCGCATCGACGTGCTGGCCTCGCAGGGACACCAGGGCGCGCAGGCGCTCGCGACGTATTTCGTCGGCCAGGGTGTCGGCCTGATGAACAAGGTCAAGCCGGCCCGCGAGGTGGTACGCGAGTTCATCGAGGACTACCTGGCCGCCGCCGAACGCCTGAACAACTCCCTGCCCGGCTGA
- a CDS encoding sensor histidine kinase KdpD, producing the protein MPTADFWEIVGWALACSVPVVLVGATVIRLARSWSLAVSMVALVLIPVLATLAGVLGASGFMITQTFERTAAVLVVVSVVTIPAAIMLGRFQARRTVWEAEIRDSERAAEQSRRRLIAFVSHDLRTPLAGIRALSEAIADGVVPEDEVQVHAKHIEHESIRLSEMVDDLFEMSKINAGALTPSFDRVALDEVVDDVLAAHRIAAERAGVRLVANIPEQPVRTVGSDRALVRVLSNLVANAIAHTPSGGTVELALGTDGDSAWARVDDTGVGIDEADLPRVFDVAYRGSNSRVPRSDSSLPSGSGLGLAIAAGLVQAHHGTLTAHNLPTGARFEVRLPLATD; encoded by the coding sequence GTGCCGACGGCTGACTTCTGGGAAATCGTCGGATGGGCGCTGGCGTGCTCGGTGCCCGTCGTGCTCGTCGGGGCAACGGTGATCCGGCTGGCCCGGTCGTGGTCGTTGGCGGTGAGCATGGTGGCGCTGGTGCTGATCCCGGTGCTCGCCACGCTGGCCGGGGTGCTGGGCGCCAGCGGATTCATGATCACCCAGACGTTCGAGCGCACGGCCGCCGTGTTGGTGGTGGTGTCGGTGGTGACCATCCCGGCGGCGATCATGCTGGGCCGGTTCCAGGCCCGGCGCACGGTGTGGGAGGCCGAGATCCGCGACTCAGAGCGCGCCGCCGAACAGTCGCGGCGACGGCTGATCGCGTTCGTCAGCCATGACCTGCGGACCCCGCTGGCCGGGATCCGCGCACTGTCCGAAGCGATCGCCGACGGGGTGGTCCCTGAGGACGAGGTCCAGGTGCACGCCAAACACATTGAGCACGAGTCGATTCGGCTTTCAGAGATGGTCGACGACCTGTTCGAGATGTCGAAGATCAACGCCGGTGCACTGACGCCGTCATTCGACCGGGTGGCGCTCGACGAAGTCGTCGACGACGTATTGGCCGCGCACCGGATCGCCGCCGAACGTGCCGGGGTTCGGCTGGTGGCGAACATCCCCGAGCAACCGGTGCGGACAGTCGGCAGCGACCGCGCGCTCGTGCGGGTGCTGTCCAATCTGGTGGCCAATGCGATCGCGCACACGCCGTCGGGGGGAACGGTCGAGCTGGCCCTGGGCACCGACGGGGACAGCGCCTGGGCCCGAGTCGACGACACCGGCGTGGGCATCGACGAGGCGGACCTGCCGCGGGTGTTCGACGTCGCCTACCGGGGTTCCAACAGCCGTGTGCCGCGCAGTGATTCGTCGCTGCCGAGCGGTTCGGGGCTCGGGCTCGCGATCGCGGCCGGGCTCGTGCAGGCCCACCATGGCACGCTCACCGCGCACAATCTGCCGACGGGCGCCCGCTTTGAGGTGCGCCTGCCCCTGGCCACCGACTAG
- a CDS encoding response regulator transcription factor: MTRVLIADDDDVVRDVVRRYLERDGLEVFTAHDGTEALRLLGSRRIDVAVLDVMMPGPDGMTLCRTLRHRGEHSVPVILLTALGEEEDRIAGLEAGADDYLTKPFSPRELVLRVKSVLRRAPVAGGAPPVDLVSGDLTVTTASRTVTVAGTPVSLTNREFDLLLFFLTHTDAVFTREDLLKQVWHWDFGDLSTVTVHVKRLRSKLGDRHRVQTVWGRGYMWTSGADG; this comes from the coding sequence GTGACCCGGGTGCTCATCGCCGACGACGACGACGTCGTTCGCGACGTCGTACGCCGCTACCTGGAGCGTGACGGCCTGGAGGTGTTCACCGCCCACGACGGCACCGAGGCGCTACGGCTCCTCGGATCGCGGCGCATCGACGTCGCCGTGCTGGACGTGATGATGCCGGGCCCCGACGGTATGACGTTGTGCCGCACGCTGCGTCATCGCGGCGAACATTCCGTGCCGGTGATCCTGCTGACCGCCCTCGGCGAGGAGGAAGACCGCATCGCCGGGCTGGAAGCCGGCGCGGACGACTATCTGACCAAGCCGTTCAGTCCGCGGGAGCTGGTGTTGCGGGTCAAATCGGTGCTACGCCGCGCGCCGGTCGCCGGCGGCGCGCCGCCCGTCGACCTCGTTTCCGGCGATCTGACGGTGACGACGGCGTCGCGCACCGTGACCGTCGCGGGCACACCCGTCAGCCTCACCAACCGCGAATTCGATCTGCTGCTGTTCTTCCTGACCCACACCGACGCTGTCTTCACCCGCGAGGACCTGCTCAAACAGGTCTGGCACTGGGATTTCGGCGATTTGTCGACGGTCACGGTCCACGTCAAGCGACTGCGCTCCAAGCTGGGCGACCGGCACCGGGTGCAGACCGTCTGGGGTCGCGGCTACATGTGGACCTCCGGTGCCGACGGCTGA
- a CDS encoding glycosyltransferase family 2 protein: protein MPECAVTVVLPCRDEAASLPGVLEAIPDGYAPLVVDNASTDGTAEVARRHGADVVTEPRPGYGSAVHAGVVASATPIVAVLDADGSLDPRELPALVADLVRGADLATGRRRPVPGLIWPWHARLGTDAVCWRLRHRHGLAVHDIAPMRVAWRDGLLSLGVTDRRSGYPLELLVRAAAAGWSVTERDVAYGPRTGGTSKVSGSVRGSAVAAWDFWRAMS from the coding sequence GTGCCAGAATGCGCCGTCACGGTGGTGCTGCCTTGTCGCGATGAGGCGGCCTCACTGCCCGGCGTCCTCGAGGCGATACCGGACGGCTATGCGCCGCTGGTGGTCGACAACGCCAGCACCGACGGCACCGCCGAGGTGGCGCGCCGGCACGGCGCCGACGTCGTCACCGAACCCCGGCCGGGGTACGGCTCGGCGGTGCACGCCGGGGTGGTCGCGTCGGCGACCCCGATCGTGGCTGTGCTCGACGCCGACGGGTCTCTGGATCCCCGTGAATTGCCCGCCCTGGTCGCCGACCTCGTTCGGGGCGCCGACCTGGCGACCGGCAGGCGCCGCCCGGTCCCGGGCCTGATCTGGCCGTGGCATGCGCGCCTCGGCACGGACGCGGTGTGCTGGCGATTGCGGCACCGTCACGGGCTGGCGGTGCACGACATCGCCCCGATGCGGGTGGCTTGGCGGGATGGCCTGCTGTCGCTGGGGGTGACCGATCGGCGCTCGGGATATCCGCTCGAGCTGCTCGTGCGCGCGGCCGCCGCGGGCTGGTCGGTCACCGAGCGTGACGTCGCCTACGGACCCCGCACCGGTGGCACGTCGAAGGTCAGCGGATCGGTGCGGGGCTCGGCGGTCGCGGCCTGGGACTTCTGGCGGGCGATGTCATGA
- a CDS encoding DUF2064 domain-containing protein has product MIPVSVLVVAKAPVPGLAKTRLAAAVGDGAAADIAAAALLDTLDAVAACPVQARVVALTGHLRDARCTDEIRCRLADFAVIPQRGAGFAERLANAHADAGAGGLPVLQIGMDTPQVSPDLLAGCADLLAGRDAVLGMARDGGWWVLGVRDAGSAGCLRDVPMSVPDTGRRTLEALRRRGLQVALGDELTDVDTIDDIDAVRDVCPPTSRFRRVTATVTAREG; this is encoded by the coding sequence ATGATCCCGGTCAGCGTTCTGGTGGTCGCCAAGGCGCCGGTGCCCGGGCTGGCGAAGACGAGGCTGGCCGCCGCGGTCGGTGACGGCGCTGCCGCCGACATCGCCGCGGCCGCGCTGCTGGACACGCTCGACGCGGTGGCAGCCTGTCCGGTGCAGGCGCGGGTGGTGGCGTTGACAGGTCATTTGCGCGACGCGCGCTGTACCGACGAGATCCGCTGTCGGCTCGCCGATTTCGCGGTGATCCCGCAGCGCGGCGCCGGCTTTGCCGAGAGGCTGGCCAACGCACACGCCGATGCCGGCGCCGGGGGACTGCCGGTGCTGCAGATCGGGATGGACACGCCGCAGGTGAGCCCGGATCTGCTCGCCGGGTGCGCGGACCTGCTGGCAGGTCGCGACGCGGTCCTCGGCATGGCCCGTGACGGCGGTTGGTGGGTGCTCGGCGTGCGCGACGCCGGCAGTGCCGGGTGCCTGCGCGACGTGCCGATGTCGGTACCCGACACCGGTCGGCGCACCCTGGAGGCCTTGCGGCGCAGAGGATTGCAGGTGGCACTCGGGGACGAGCTCACCGACGTCGACACCATCGACGACATCGACGCGGTCCGGGACGTCTGCCCACCGACCTCGCGGTTCCGCCGGGTCACCGCGACGGTCACGGCTCGGGAGGGCTGA
- a CDS encoding bifunctional 2-polyprenyl-6-hydroxyphenol methylase/3-demethylubiquinol 3-O-methyltransferase UbiG, protein MFGQLYDRALGGEHCWVRRDDGRVERLPVRSWLGGPGADAAFDDAVLDLCQGPTLDLGCGPGRLVATLVRRGLPALGVDLSTTAVKLARDSGAPVLRRDVFGRLPATGRWHTVLLADGNVGLGADPHRILSRAAELLCRGGRCLAEFDSATTGIDIGWIRLESVRAVGPWFRWASVGVDCVGSLAAEAGFAVAGIHRIGPRVVAQLIA, encoded by the coding sequence ATGTTCGGGCAACTCTACGACCGCGCGCTCGGCGGTGAGCACTGCTGGGTTCGCCGCGACGACGGCCGCGTCGAACGACTGCCCGTGCGCAGCTGGCTCGGTGGGCCCGGCGCCGACGCGGCATTCGACGATGCGGTGCTCGACTTGTGCCAGGGGCCGACTCTCGATCTGGGCTGCGGCCCGGGTCGTCTGGTCGCGACGCTGGTGCGGCGCGGACTGCCCGCGCTGGGAGTGGATCTGTCGACGACGGCGGTGAAGCTGGCCAGGGACAGCGGCGCTCCGGTCTTGCGCCGCGACGTTTTCGGGCGGCTGCCGGCCACCGGGCGCTGGCACACGGTGCTTCTCGCCGACGGCAACGTGGGCCTGGGTGCAGACCCGCACCGGATCCTCTCCCGAGCGGCGGAGCTACTTTGCCGGGGCGGACGATGTCTCGCTGAATTCGATAGCGCCACAACGGGGATCGATATCGGATGGATTCGCCTCGAGTCTGTCCGTGCTGTCGGACCATGGTTCCGCTGGGCCTCGGTGGGCGTCGACTGCGTCGGGTCGCTGGCGGCCGAGGCGGGGTTCGCCGTCGCCGGCATACACCGGATCGGCCCTCGGGTCGTCGCGCAGCTGATCGCGTGA
- a CDS encoding MSMEG_1061 family FMN-dependent PPOX-type flavoprotein translates to MSREVTSVEELREIVGHPNAAVANKVRDRLSPAVQDWLSHSPLGFVATTDAHGRIDVSPKGDPTGFVHIVDEHTIAIPERPGNKRVDGYLNVLERPRVGTLFVIPGRGDTLRINGSARILADADYFDAMTVRGKRPILALEIAVEEVFFHCAKAFLRSGAWQPESWNPTAVPSAAELAAAVYAGADLDEMRRRLDEDNMREVLY, encoded by the coding sequence ATGAGCCGTGAGGTCACCTCGGTCGAGGAACTGCGTGAGATCGTCGGGCATCCCAACGCCGCGGTGGCGAACAAGGTCCGCGACCGCCTGTCACCGGCCGTGCAGGACTGGCTGTCGCATTCCCCGCTGGGGTTCGTCGCGACGACGGATGCACACGGCCGGATCGACGTCTCCCCGAAGGGTGACCCGACCGGTTTTGTACACATCGTCGACGAGCACACCATCGCGATCCCCGAACGCCCCGGCAACAAGCGCGTGGACGGTTATCTGAACGTGCTCGAACGTCCCCGCGTCGGCACGCTCTTCGTGATCCCGGGCCGCGGGGACACGCTGCGGATCAACGGCAGTGCCCGCATCCTGGCCGACGCCGACTACTTCGACGCGATGACGGTGCGCGGCAAGAGGCCGATCCTGGCGTTGGAGATCGCCGTCGAAGAGGTGTTCTTCCACTGCGCGAAGGCGTTTCTACGATCGGGGGCGTGGCAGCCGGAGAGCTGGAATCCGACCGCGGTGCCGAGCGCGGCGGAGCTGGCCGCAGCGGTGTACGCCGGCGCCGACCTCGACGAGATGCGCCGGCGTCTCGACGAGGACAACATGCGCGAGGTGCTCTATTGA
- the menE gene encoding o-succinylbenzoate--CoA ligase, with product MVRDVLDGRACVLPVPADDARQAGVLAAALRAGEAIDDAVGVVLSTSGTTGTPKGAMLTVRALTASAEATHARLGGPGRWLLALPGYHVAGFQVLVRSVLAGTTPVAVAPSFTAADLVAAIEAMGTGRRYTSMVANQLDKALRDADAARALGGLDAVLIGGGPMPRGVAEKAAAAGVSVVRTYGMSETSGGCVYDGTPLDGVTVRVDDDGRIRLGGPTVAAGYRNPVTPDPFAEPGWFLTDDLGAVDDSGVLRVLGRVDDAISTGGLKVLPGVVESALSSHPAVAECAVFGVADERLGQRVVAAVVTAAGTSVTLEQLRSHVAATLPSTAAPRQLHIVDALPLRGIGKVDRRQLVRRFG from the coding sequence ATCGTCCGCGACGTCCTGGACGGCCGCGCCTGCGTCCTGCCGGTTCCGGCTGACGACGCCCGTCAGGCCGGGGTGCTCGCCGCCGCGCTGCGTGCCGGCGAGGCCATCGACGATGCCGTCGGGGTGGTGCTGTCCACCTCGGGCACTACCGGAACCCCGAAGGGCGCGATGTTGACGGTGCGGGCGCTGACGGCGAGCGCCGAGGCGACGCACGCCCGGCTCGGCGGGCCGGGACGCTGGCTGTTGGCGCTGCCCGGCTACCACGTGGCCGGGTTCCAGGTGCTGGTGCGCAGCGTGCTGGCCGGCACCACGCCGGTGGCGGTCGCCCCGTCGTTCACGGCAGCGGACCTGGTGGCGGCGATCGAGGCGATGGGTACCGGGCGGCGCTACACCTCGATGGTGGCCAACCAGTTGGACAAGGCGCTGCGCGACGCGGACGCCGCGCGGGCCCTGGGCGGCCTGGACGCCGTGCTGATCGGTGGCGGCCCGATGCCGCGCGGGGTGGCTGAAAAAGCTGCGGCGGCAGGGGTTTCGGTGGTCCGCACGTATGGCATGAGTGAGACATCCGGGGGCTGTGTGTACGACGGGACGCCGCTCGACGGCGTCACGGTGCGGGTGGACGACGACGGCCGGATCCGGTTGGGCGGGCCGACCGTCGCCGCCGGCTACCGCAACCCCGTGACCCCGGACCCGTTTGCCGAGCCCGGCTGGTTCCTCACCGACGATCTTGGCGCAGTGGATGATTCAGGGGTGCTTCGGGTACTGGGAAGGGTGGACGACGCGATCAGCACCGGCGGGTTGAAGGTGCTGCCCGGTGTCGTCGAATCGGCTCTGTCGAGTCACCCCGCGGTGGCCGAGTGCGCGGTCTTCGGTGTCGCCGACGAACGCCTGGGACAGCGTGTCGTCGCCGCGGTCGTCACTGCGGCGGGCACGTCGGTCACGTTGGAGCAGTTGCGGTCTCACGTCGCGGCCACCTTGCCGTCGACGGCGGCGCCGCGGCAGCTTCACATCGTCGACGCCTTGCCGCTGCGCGGCATCGGCAAGGTGGACCGCCGCCAACTCGTCAGGCGGTTCGGGTGA
- a CDS encoding DUF3349 domain-containing protein, producing MTRFLARIVAWIAAGYPEGVPGPDRVPLLALLRRRLTDDDVMTVVSELVARADFREQGSADIGPVDIGVLITAITDELPSPEDVERVRARLSAQGWPLDDPRDDMEEER from the coding sequence GTGACCAGATTTCTCGCCAGAATCGTGGCGTGGATCGCGGCCGGATATCCGGAGGGGGTGCCGGGGCCGGACCGCGTGCCGCTGCTGGCCTTGTTGCGGCGCCGGTTGACCGACGACGACGTGATGACCGTCGTCAGCGAACTCGTCGCCCGTGCTGATTTCCGCGAGCAGGGATCGGCCGACATCGGCCCCGTCGACATCGGGGTGCTGATCACTGCGATCACCGACGAACTGCCCTCCCCCGAGGACGTCGAGCGGGTCCGCGCCCGGTTGTCGGCGCAGGGCTGGCCACTCGACGACCCGCGCGACGACATGGAGGAGGAGCGATAG